A portion of the Vulpes vulpes isolate BD-2025 chromosome 5, VulVul3, whole genome shotgun sequence genome contains these proteins:
- the NHLH1 gene encoding helix-loop-helix protein 1, whose protein sequence is MMLNSDAMELDLPPTHSETESGFSDCGGGAGPDGAGPGGPGGQARGLEPGEAARKDLQHLSREERRRRRRATAKYRTAHATRERIRVEAFNLAFAELRKLLPTLPPDKKLSKIEILRLAICYISYLNHVLDV, encoded by the coding sequence ATGATGCTCAACTCTGATGCGATGGAGCTGGACCTGCCTCCCACCCACTCCGAGACCGAGTCGGGCTTCAGTGactgcgggggcggggcgggccccgatggggctgggcctgggggtcCGGGCGGCCAGGCCCGGGGGCTGGAGCCGGGGGAGGCAGCCCGCAAAGACCTGCAGCACCTGAGCCGCGAGGAGCGGCGGCGCCGGCGCCGGGCCACCGCCAAGTACCGCACGGCACACGCCACGCGGGAGCGCATCCGTGTGGAAGCCTTCAACCTGGCCTTCGCCGAGCTGCGCAAGCTGCTGCCCACGCTGCCACCCGACAAGAAGTTGTCCAAGATCGAGATCCTGCGCCTGGCCATCTGCTACATCTCCTACCTGAACCATGTGCTGGACGTCTGA